In Elephas maximus indicus isolate mEleMax1 chromosome 7, mEleMax1 primary haplotype, whole genome shotgun sequence, the following proteins share a genomic window:
- the LOC126080806 gene encoding olfactory receptor 5AK2-like: protein MTQQNATEVAEFFLLGFDGQHKFRYVLFIVFLVIYVTSMVGNIGMILLIKTDSRLQTPMYFFLQHLACVDICYTSAITPKMLQNFIVENRSISFVGCITQLLVYVVFATTDCYILATMAVDRYVAIYNPLRYPIVMSRTVCIRLVVGSYVMGSINAFVQTGCTFSLSFCKSNVINHFFCDIPPIIYLSCSSIDINIMLLFVFVGFNLTFTVMVVIFSYTYIIRAILKMSSTAGRKKAFSTCASHLTAVTIFYGTLSFMYLQPHSNNSEKNMKVASTFYGIVIPMLNPLIYSLRNKEVKEALKVMGKKF from the coding sequence ATGACACAACAAAATGCTACTGAAGTAGCTGAATTTTTTCTACTGGGATTTGATGGACAACACAAGTTTCGGTATGTCCTCTTCATTGTATTTCTAGTGATTTATGTGACCTCCATGGTGGGTAATATTGGAATGATCCTACTCATCAAGACAGATTCCAGACTTcaaacacccatgtactttttcctacaACATTTGGCCTGTGTTGATATCTGTTATACCTCTGCCATTACTCCCAAGATGTTGCAAAACTTCATAGTAGAAAATAGATCAATATCATTTGTGGGATGTATAACACAATTATTGGTTTATGTTGTATTTGCCACTACTGACTGTTATATCCTGGCTACCATGGCAGTGGACCGGTATGTAGCCATCTATAACCCACTCCGTTATCCCATTGTCATGTCCCGAACAGTCTGCATCCGACTGGTAGTTGGCTCATATGTCATGGGCTCAATAAATGCCTTCGTACAGACAGGATGTACATTTTCACTGTCTTTCTGCAAGTCCAATGTCATCAATCACTTTTTCTGTGATATTCCCCCAATTATCTACCTGTCTTGCTCCAGTATTGACATCAACATCATGCTACTTTTTGTCTTTGTGGGATTTAACTTGACATTCACTGTGATGGTCGTCATCTTCTCCTACACATATATCATCAGGGCCATCCTAAAGATGTCTTCTACAGCTGGGAGGAAAAAAGCCTTCTCCACGTGTGCCTCCCACCTGACAGCAGTCACCATTTTCTATGGGACCCTCTCTTTCATGTACTTACAGCCTCACTCAAATAATTCTGAGAAAAATATGAAAGTGGCTTCCACCTTTTATGGCATTGTAATCCCCATGTTGAACCCCCTGATCTACAGCTTAAGAAATAAGGAGGTAAAAGAAGCTCTAAAAGTGATGGGAAAGAAGTTCTAG